GTCTGTGGTCGAGtctgagaaaataattcaagatggcggaaaatgcgtatttatgtatatatctgataagtttggcattttatctcatatattttgttacttttatcgagaaataaatacttttaaatccaaaaacacctttcttgtaacttaacaatacctctaaagtgacttttgataccgCTTTTGGAAACTAGCCAAGGAACGCCCATCAAGCGAGTGTGTGTGTCGCTCGGTGTcgttcacttttgtagctaatgtgactgtaggGTTAGTCAGGCAGAATCTACTTCAAGATGCaaaatatgcgttagcagcctaagTTAATCGTcaacgatttgggacaaatataatGTTACTTAACGTtaaacttaaagcaacactaaagagtttttgctcattgctccccctacaggctggaagcggaattgtccattaccactgtcgttaataatttagcctactgcagcaaagctggctctgattggattgtaggtctgccgtaaagcaagtttttgtagttttcactccaactacaggaccgcgacccgacggttggaaacttctttagtgcggttgtggccgatagagggctgcaaagcgaatgtgaaagtgccgctcaccctgtttcgagtggatgaacgactgaaacttttttggaaacgttattgaaggtaaaaaaaaaactctttggtgttgctttaatgtttGAGTGGCGCGGCAGGGATTTGAGTCACAGAGGACACCATCatacaaaataatgtgtttgattTTAAGACACCTTGTACGACCTGGCGCTTCTCGCACCGACCCCAATTTACAGTCCTTTAAGGAGCAGACTAATTGATGGATCGATTTACTTACTCTTTTGCTTTGCAAAACACAGCGATACATTGTCAGGTACTGTccctgcatgttttgaaaaGCGACTTTAGAAGACAGTCGACAAAGGGATTGATTTGTGTCCAAAGTATTGTCTGTTTCCTCAGGAGTCACATCATTCGCAAGAAGCTCCTCCTCTTCACTATCTGAATCTGAGCCCGAAATGCTTGATATATCTCCTGTTGACAGCAAGACAGGCAGATAAAATTACTCTATGACATCCAAAAGAGTTTCCCAGTGAGGTTATGAGCAACATGAATCTACCTGTGCCAGTTTTCTTCTCAAACTCATCCACTGTGACAGCTGATCTTCCTTCCAGACGTTGTCTCAGGTTAAAGCGATGCAAGTCAAGTTTGTAGTGCTCCGTCTAAAAAAAgaattagtttttatttttgtgtgatgaaGTACATACATTTCAATTACTGCTGCAGTTTCATTCATTTTAAGTATAAAATCacatattttacactttttattaTATGTTTTATAGACTTCATCATTTGTGTGTTTAACATTTAGACacgataaaaataaacaaatttataTCTAAATACCAGCAATTTACACaagaacaaaagaaaacaatgtgtCTTAGATATAGAgaaaattgtatattttaatcTGTAAGTAAAATGGTTTATGTATGTGActtatttttctgtttattgATTATAATGACTGATAAATAAAGCGAAATAAATCTTTTACTTGCTCTTCTCGACTCTCAAAAGGACACTGACAAGCCGAGCAGAACATCCTGTCCGACACTTCACCAACAGTCGCTTTTGAACTTCCATCTATGATGattataaagttttttaaataaacatttgatcACCATTCATACATGGCAATGTCAAATATGCCTGATTTCACACTCTTACCTTCCGTGGATATAGCAGCAGTAACGTTAGATGAGGGTTGGAGAGGTTCGTGATGATCCAGCGGTCCGGGTCCCGACACCTCTCTCAACCCGGCTGTGAGAGTCTGATCCACACACAGTCCAAAAACACACCTCGACTCCGGTGATGTCATgattaaacaaacacataccACAAATGTTACCTGAATAAACGAGGAAAATATAAAGTAACGTTCCTGTCAATCTGACAGCTGCTTCAATGAAACAGCTCAAAGTCTGATTCAGCCCATGAAAAATGCTAAATAACGCTGGTAACGTTATCTCACAAAATTCACACAAATAACCAATGGGTGGTACATTTATTGATTTACCTTGTTGGTAGTGGCATCGAGCTTTCACAATGTGAGTTTTAAGATTTTCAATCCAGAGTTGTATCAGAATTCACACGTGATCCTACTCTACGGTGGCCGAGACGTGTCAAAAAGTACGTAATTTACAGCGTAAAAGTTCACATTCATCATCTCACAATGCATCAacaattatttcagatttttttacataatatataataaatatacatacaattataaaaaagatatatatatatatatatatatatatatatatatatatatattttttataattgtatgtatatatgtacatttattatatatatatatatatatatatatatatatatatatatatatatatatatatatatatatatatataaaatatgggATACAAACATTGGAAAAAAACACAATGGTTTACCACCTAATGTACAAATTTCTGGTTGCATTAAGCATAAAAAGCCACAATCCATAAGGACTGCCAATAAAAATTTACATATCACTAATCTCACCATTTCCCCAAAATTGAGGCTATAGCTTCAGTTATTGGAGTTACGGAAATAATACAAATGTACAGTTTCCATAAGGTATGGGACTGGTTAACACCAATATAAAAGGTTATAAAATGTTGAGGGGGTGTTAATGGCTTTGaagaaattatatatatatatatatatatatatatataaatacacacaaattaATAGTGATTTAAATGGCTCATCTAGCCACTGAATTCtatatgtacagtactgtatgtattcAGTACATGGATTAGAATTTAGTTTTTTGTTGGTGTACTAAATctttttaaactacatttaaatagAGGTATAGCCAAATATATGTATAAAGTAGAActcaataaattaataaataaattattaaattacaccTTTTTACAATCTAAATACAATAATTTGTTATAGTTGAACAAAAATACAGGTCACATGACAATATAAATATGGAGGATAGTATGTCCAGAATGTATATATACTGCAcatactacactgcaaaaaatatgactttttacctagtatttttgtcttgttttaagtacaaataacaaaaattcttaaatcaagatgcattttcttgatgagcaaaatgaccaaagaaaataagtttagttaattataagtgaatttgtgcataaaacaagcaaaaactcTGCCAACAGGGtaaacttttttctttaacactAAGAAAATTTCTCtcacccctttggcagattgttttgcttgttttaagcacaaattcacgtaattcaagtaattttttgcacTGTAGGCagtgttcgacttcatttggcggtgcaagaactgacagacgGATGGACATCACAGAGGTCACAAGggcatttttacatttacaaatttatTGGAGCTTAAAtttacaaagtaaaaaaatcCAGTTGCATTATTTTGTCATATTAGATTATGGGTATCTTCACTTTCGTTGTCTTCTTTTTCTCACTGGTTTTACAGTGGACTTGCTCTGACTGGACGAGTCTGGTTTTGTTGGATTTTCACTCTGTGAAACTTGGAATTGAGACAAATTAATTTACAATATTTCATTATAATTTGTACAATGTTGTGTCTAAATTGAGGTTATGACATACCATTGGTACCTTTGGCACCTTTCTCAATGTTTGAAGAAGGACCCTCTAATGCTTTCCTCAGCTGCTCACATCTGAGCTTTAACTTATGCTCCTGCTCCAGCAGACTGCTTTTTTCTTCCTGCAAACCGCTCAGAAGAGCTTGCTGTGACTCTACGGTGCTGAAACAAAATGGCTTTGAAGAATCTGTTAatttcattttacatttatatttttatttatgtgtgtCACTCTTGGTAGATGCTTTTTTCcccaattgcattttttttaatcagttgcCTGAGTTCTCCTCCCTTGGAATTAAACCTCAggcctttgtgctgctaacacaatgctctaccaactgagctaattcatgtttttaaactGAATTAAAACTTAATCAGTCTCTCATTTTGAGATGTATAAAGAATCTATTCATATCTTTTTAAAAACGTTAAAAGTGTTAGGTGGCCATACCTAGACAAAGTTAATTCTTGTAACTGGTTTTCTAGACCTTTTCTCTCCTGCATGACAGAATCAAGTTCAAGCAGTGAATTCCACAGGCCTTCATCCATCTgaaccatcatcatcatcctccgGTCCATCTCCTCTCTGCTGAAGTTACATTCATGACAGCTGATTTAATTACTGTATTTCTGCATCATGTATAGTTTACTTGATGTGTTTATGGCTAAACTTTGATCAATTTTCAGTTGAGATAAACATCATGTCATCATTTCCCAATGATAATTATGCCAAATCTTCGGGTACATACAATTATTTACCATGTGTTTACATCTTTAGTCACTTGCTCCAACTCATCTTGAGTACTCTGAAATTCGGTTTTCACGTCCTTGAGTTGTTGTAACAAATCCTGACACAGAACAAGTCAAGCACGTGTGAGGTGAAAAAAATCAGCTGTTCGTACCATCCACGTGGACCGCGAGACTCACCTGTATTTCTTGGTCGTTTTCAAAAGTGATTACAGTGTTTTGTGGGGTGCTGGTTACAAAGGGGGAGAAAGCTTTCTCGCACATAGTGAGAAGATGTTTTAAAACGGCTGGACGATGCTGATGATACTTCAGTTCCTGCTCCAAATGCCTCGAGATAAACGGCAATAAGGTTCCAGTGCAGCCACGTGCAAAATATCGCTGCTTATATACGCGCGCGTGATTACTcggtcgcatttccaggctgcatacgtcatcaagattgtcttatttcagaatattaactaTTATAAGttgattattattcttagttaatcatCAGTTTCTGTTATATGCTTATGATTTGTGTatataatgctcagttaacttaaataaacgaGGGCTTTAGGAAGTATGCAGCCTTGCATACAGAGAATCCTGCCAAgatctattttatttatataaaacttattttatttactgagaacacatttaatatcggaCTTTACATGCACTCTGACGGTGTTGATAAAAACAACTCTGTTGAAGCTGTGAAAAATACAATTTAGCTATAAAAACGTGGACAAAAAGTGTAACTTTTATATTATCTTACAAGAACAATGTGCAAAGTCTGTACTTATAGTCACATTTTCATTACTTCCGCTTGGAATATGCATAATAAgagcccggatagctcagtcggtagagcatcagacttttaatctgagggtccagggttcaagtccctgttcgggcgGTCGTGTTTTATGTAAACGTGAACGATTCAAAACAGTCAATTATAAAATGAAAACGGTAGTTATGTATGAGTAAGAGCACTTGAAAATGAAACACGGTTATAGTAATTACAAATATTTGGCTGTTTATAGTAGACATGATGTAACAGGAAGCCACTGAAGAGCGCTTAAAAGGCAGACACCAGACACCCAGACTGCGTATGTCTGCAGTCATGCAACATTCATTGGTTATCATCCTCTTGGCCCTAGCAGGACCATGCTTTTCCTTACCTGTACAGGTAACAATATCTTCTTATATATGAGTAATGcatttaatgtgtacatttcaTTTGTATTAATCAAGTCACATATTTTTGATCTCTGGTTGGCAGAATTCCTCTTCTTCATACCTTGAAGCAAGCAGAGGTAAAAGAAGCTACTCAGGTAAAGTATACTACATTCTTTGTAGGATCTTTTGATAAtctaagaaaaatatatatttttttaatctttgaaCCTTTAGGGAACCAAAAATAGTTATTCTATGGCGCACTGTGAAGAAACATTTGTaccacttttattttgtaaagtgTAAATGCACTATAAAAACAGAACATGTGTCAAATTTGAACAGTTTTATCTCTTCCCAGATGACATTGAGGAAAATGATAAAACTGCCATGGACAACATTATAGATGTAAATGACTATGAAGGTAAGGCTGCATACTTCTACCATGTATTTCTGCCAGTCCTATGAAATATTTTCACTTGTGTTCAATATCATTACCTTCCTATTGCAGGTGTCTATTCTGTGGACGGTACTAGTCTCAGAGAGGGAGATATAGCTGTGTCTGGTAGGAGTCAGAGGAGCTGTTTTGCCAGGAGTTGCCTGTGGAAAAAATCTGTTGATGGACATGTGTACATTGCCTACACACTTTCTCCTGAGTACAGTAAGCAGACACTGTATCTTTTCTTTACAATAGTAAATTCAGTGTTGTTGAATCATTCAAACCTACTGTATGATCTATCCATTACTACAACTGTTGAGCTACTGTTGATAGTCTGTAATGCTTCGCTTTGTGCAAAGGTGATGTGGACATACAGAACATTAAGAGAGGCATGGGACAGATTGAACATGACACCTGTGTGCGCTTTGTGTCCAGAACACATCAGAATGACTACCTGGATATTCAGCCCAAATCAGGGTATAAacaccatgttttttttggaaTAGTTTTGTGAATGTGTGTATTACAATAACTGGTGGTGGATGATTGATATGCAGATGCTGGTCATATCTGGGCGCACGTGGTGGCAGACAAACGCTTTCACTACAGTCACCAGGGTGCACTATACCCGGGGTCACCTCACATGAGTTAATGCATGCCCTGGGCTTTGTGCATGAACAGTCACGGGCCGATCGCGACAACTATGTCACCATCGTGTGGTCCAATATATGGAAAGGTAAAGTAACAATTCCATTATTGGTCTATTCATAAAGTAGTTTTCTTTGTGCTTATTGGTTCTTCTGTTTATGATTATAGACAGGATGAGGAATTTTGAAAAGTTCAAAACAAACAACTTGGACACCCCCTATGACTTCGGCTCTATCATGCACTTTGGAATGTATGGAGATGTTTAATaataatcatatatatataataacagAAGTTCAAGGGAAAAAGAAATGACGATTGTATTGATGCATGTTGTGTGATTTCAGGTATGCCTACTCTGAAGATGGTGGTCCTACCATTTTACCAAAACGGAACCGGAATGTGAAGATTGGACAGAGATCAGGACCCAGTGACTTGGATATAATGAAGATCAATAATATGTATAATTGTGATATGGAATAAAATCCATGTAACTAATAAACCATCACAAGgctaaaatcattaaaatatgataaaactcatctgaaatcattaacatatttaattatgtacctaattaaaaatgttaattgaTGTCATGATATATAATATTAAGTCATTTACATATAGGTACATATAGGCATTTtatcagatgcttttattcaaggTGAAGCCACTTTTATTGAGGAAAACAATATCATTATTGTAATGTTTTACTTATACTGTTATTTTTGTTGCTTATTCTCACACGTAGATGATCTCAGCACTTTATATAAATAGCACACACTAATAAACTTTGTTCTTAaatatatttatctttgttgATCTGTCATTTGAATGGAATAATagagtttttacttttttttttaagttataacaAGTAAAAagatggtttcagcagcaacTTCATAAACAAATGACTTTTGTGTATTAAACGCAACTTGTGGTAGACTTTcacatagaatcaataacaacagagaccttggtttatttttttataaccaGGGAATGACAAGTAAATTACATTCATTCATATATAACGTGTATCAACTATTACACAGAGCTAaaattactgtgtaaaataaaagtttaaaatgttagcTTGTCTGGCTGCCAAACCTTGTGATCAATGCTCATCGTCTCCGCTCATCTTAGTTaaccaaaacattttgtttttgacaaggtatttgtttcagagatgagTTTAACCACTAGACAGACCGATAAATACAGACCGGAAGTTCACTTCGGTTTAGGTGCGTTTACAACATGCGTGTGTCCAATGAAACCATCTAAGTTATATCATGCAATCAAATCAGTAAAGTGTTAAAGTATATGTTAAAAGTAAGTGTTGTTTTACTAAATCAGCTGATCTCAAAGCTAATAAATAAGTATGGTGGCAAAAACACTAAGAATTACACGCCCAAATAAGCTGTTATTTACTTTGAAAAATGATGGGGTAATCCTGTATGTTTTCACTATTGTGAGTACAGCATAAATGGCTTCCAAAATGTTGgatacatacagtactgtgcaaaagtcttaggccaccatcactaactttgttgttttagcaaaaaaatatttattttttctctttttttaagatacaaacagaaaatacaggaaatatgtacaaaattaaaaacaaaacaatttcaggactaaatgtcttcttcaggcatcagtcagtatttagtgtgacctctcttggcacgaaacacatcttgagcttgttttaggagactgaagtcctgaagtcattcgattagaattagaaattaggattttatttcatttaggtttaagagatcctgcagctgcctgctattgctagtggaaggggagtttaccctaaatacacttcagcttatatttttatacagtttttaatactacatacacatttcttgtattttctggttgtattctaataaagagactgagaaatgattatatatgatcactatacaattgcaaaaacaacaaatctaatggtagcatggtggcctaagacttttgcactgTGTTACTGGTATAgtttatgtgtgtatgtgttgttTGGTGAGGGAAGCACAAGAATCAGCAAGTCTTCAGTTGCCATTGTAGTGATCAATCTTGAAAATGCTTGAAAGTGCAAAGTCAGAGCTAACAATAAGCCACTACAGAGCCACATGAATGCTTTTTGTCTTGCCAAGCCTTCTATTAAAGTAATACACTAATATCAAATAATGATATAGGAAGACACACTAATCCTACAGTACATCTCTAACCTGGAGTAAAGATGGGTGGTACTCTGAGGGTATATATTTAAGGGCCAGGTGCCCATATTTTACTTCAGTTTACATGCTAAACTTGGTTGGGTCCACACAGAACACCAGAATATACTCATATAGTCACCAGCGAGATGCTCTGTGTGGGTATTTTTGTGGGTTTGGTTTTAGAGTCCTGGTCTTTACCTGTGCAGGTAAGAACAGCTTAATATTACTGCAGTTACAATTATAACACAATGAAATTGATATTTCACGAATTAATTGTCTTGCATTAGAATTCCTCAGCAATTCACCATGCAAAGCTGAGGCCAAAGAGGGGATATTCAGGTAAACAATTCGGCGTATTTGATGGCATGCAGTATGTATTGTTGCAAtgaatttgcacttatgtaccCTTACAAATTTTCTAACTAGAGCAATATGTGGAGCCAGAGGAGATGAATGCAATGGACAAGATTCTCAGAGCAAATAAAAGTATGTGCGTTGCAGATATAAACAGATTAACACCGAATCAGACCATAAGTGTAAAACATAGTTGTTTTTCTTTCACCAGTGACAAGAGGGGATTTTTTCAGAGAGGGTGACATACTTAGTTCAGGTGCACATAGATCGGCTATCACATGTGCAGCAGGAGATACTTGCCTCTGGCCAAAATCTGTTGACGGTTTTGTGTATGTGCCTTACATCATCTCACATCTTTATGGTGAGTCATaattcttttttcaatgcagtATCTTTTAATATTAAATCAGTTATTAGTGTATCGTTGTCACTAAATAAGAGATTTATCTGTTTATTCTCCTTTTTTACAGATGATATGGATAGAATCACTATAGAAACTGGAATGTTAGACATTTCCTCTAAAACCTGTGTGAAGTTTGTACCTCGCACACATCAAGCAGACTTCCTCAACATCCAGTCAAGATCTGGGTGAGTCCATTTCCATAGAATTGTTATGTAATCATGTCCCATATGTTTAAAAAGTAGCTGAAATTATTAACCTTATCAACTATTAGTTCCTCGTAGCATCTAAAACATAACTGTATAAGACTCACATATAGAATATTTATGATGATtgcttttttttttagaaataagtGCTAGTCATCTAATTAAAGTGTTATCTTCATTCCTGTCTCGCTGTCATTCCCTCAGCTGCTGGTCATATCTGGGAATGATAAGCGGGAGTCAGATTTTGTCTTTGCAGTCTCCAGGCTGTATGTGGTCAGGGGTGGCATCTCATGAACTAATGCATGCTTTGGGTTTTGTACACGAGCAGTCCCGCTCTGATCGTGACCGCTACGTCACAATCCTGTGGGAAAACATTATAGAGAGTAAGTTTGTGTAACCAACTTATTATTTATTGGAGTCAATGCTTTCAGTAAGACAATGATGTACATCATTctacatctttttttttatagatcaaAGGCACAATTTTAGGAAGTATGAGACCAATAACCTCAATACTTTATATGACTACAGCTCTGTAATGCACTATGGGAGGTAACTAGTACACATAAATATATGCATGCTTTTTACTTTTGTAACTGTTTTATTTGTTGTGCTTTAAGACAAAGTCTGAATTGTAGTAAATGTTCTTGTCATGCTATAGCAACCTATTTGGTCGGATCGATTTTACTTTTATCATTTATTTCTAGTATGAGTATTATGAATTACAAAGTGATTTATCAGGTATCAGATTCAAACAGGTTCAAATTCAAgttacttacttacttattcatttagctgacgcttttatccaaagcgacttacaattgctatacaTGTCAGAGGTCACacacctctggagcaactaggggttaagtgtcttgctcagggacacaatggtgtgtcacagtggattcgaacccgggtctctcacaccaaaggcgagtgtcttatccactgcgctaTCACCACCCCGCTATCTGCGCTATCTGGACATTCATAAAATAAATGTCCTGTATACACTCAGAAagttacactctcagaaaaaaagtacaaaagttgtcaatgGAACGgcaccttttaaaaaggtcctaatatgtaccattttggtagagatttgtacctttgaggtatgcaccttttaggtacaaatgtgtactttttgataAGGTACCGCCCCAGGGACAAAATTTTTACCTTCTTTTGTATTTTTTCTTCTGAGAACCAGTAACTATAACTTTGGCTTTGATTTACCTTAAAGGTTTAAGGAAGCATGCTTAAGGAAGCATagtttagttatttatttacattatctctgaaataaatgtacccACAGGTATGCATTCTCAGAGGATGGGGGACCCACCATCATCCCTAAACCAGACCCTTACATTCCTATTGGCCAGCGAGATGGACCAAGTCCTCTGGACATTCATAAAATAAATGTCCTGTATAACTGTGGTAGGACTAAATTTTAACCTAAGTAACATTCAACTTAGCTTACTTTTGCTTTCTGACTGTGACTGATatcattatattttttatgtccACTAGGTGGCTTTGTGTAAATTTGTGAAAAGACGTTGAATGGAAGAACCATAATCCAGAGACTGgacaatatataaatacttCTATCACGTTATGATGTATTAAAATTTTGATCactgattttaatatttgaCATGTGCTTAGTCAATATTACAgaaatcaaggttatattttcacaaaatgttatttacattatgtatgTTTTTATGAAGCAAACCGTAAATCACAAAATCATAActttttagctgggttttcatgGACTGTGTCACAAATGTGAGTATGGTGAAATGTGTCTGCTCTTAAAAGCATTAAGTTTTGAAAAAAGAcaggtgttttattttaacaaaaaatccTCTCTACATCACTTTCAGTGGCGAACAGAATCACAATAAAACACATCACAAATCAGCCATGCTTTTGTCTTGAGTCATTGTTGCAATAAAAATGCACATTGTGTCATAAGTGTGGCATTAAATGCATATAAGTGtcatattaatatatttatatgagAGTTTACTGTATTTTTTCTGTTGCTGTGGTGGCACCCTAAGGTTCCGTTTAGAACCTTAatacaaaacataataaaatgcTGTATCTTTTGGAGTATATCACTGTACCTTAatgacctattgtgtacctctAAAGgcacaattaaatgttttgtacccctaacaTTTTCTGACAGTATACAGAATCATGTACTTGTTCATTACATTCAAATTCTAGATTTAATATTTCACAAAAAAGataattaaacatattaaata
The genomic region above belongs to Paramisgurnus dabryanus chromosome 15, PD_genome_1.1, whole genome shotgun sequence and contains:
- the LOC135782811 gene encoding uncharacterized protein isoform X2; this translates as MCEKAFSPFVTSTPQNTVITFENDQEIQDLLQQLKDVKTEFQSTQDELEQVTKDVNTCREEMDRRMMMMVQMDEGLWNSLLELDSVMQERKGLENQLQELTLSSTVESQQALLSGLQEEKSSLLEQEHKLKLRCEQLRKALEGPSSNIEKGAKVSQSENPTKPDSSSQSKSTVKPVRKRRQRK
- the LOC135782811 gene encoding uncharacterized protein isoform X1; protein product: MCEKAFSPFVTSTPQNTVITFENDQEIQDLLQQLKDVKTEFQSTQDELEQVTKDVNTCREEMDRRMMMMVQMDEGLWNSLLELDSVMQERKGLENQLQELTLSSTVESQQALLSGLQEEKSSLLEQEHKLKLRCEQLRKALEGPSSNIEKGAKGTNVSQSENPTKPDSSSQSKSTVKPVRKRRQRK
- the hce2l2 gene encoding hatching enzyme 1.2; its protein translation is MSAVMQHSLVIILLALAGPCFSLPVQNSSSSYLEASRGKRSYSDDIEENDKTAMDNIIDVNDYEGVYSVDGTSLREGDIAVSGRSQRSCFARSCLWKKSVDGHVYIAYTLSPEYSDVDIQNIKRGMGQIEHDTCVRFVSRTHQNDYLDIQPKSGCWSYLGARGGRQTLSLQSPGCTIPGVTSHELMHALGFVHEQSRADRDNYVTIVWSNIWKDRMRNFEKFKTNNLDTPYDFGSIMHFGMYAYSEDGGPTILPKRNRNVKIGQRSGPSDLDIMKINNMYNCDME
- the hce2l1 gene encoding high choriolytic enzyme 1 encodes the protein MLCVGIFVGLVLESWSLPVQNSSAIHHAKLRPKRGYSEQYVEPEEMNAMDKILRANKIVFLSPVTRGDFFREGDILSSGAHRSAITCAAGDTCLWPKSVDGFVYVPYIISHLYDDMDRITIETGMLDISSKTCVKFVPRTHQADFLNIQSRSGCWSYLGMISGSQILSLQSPGCMWSGVASHELMHALGFVHEQSRSDRDRYVTILWENIIENQRHNFRKYETNNLNTLYDYSSVMHYGRYAFSEDGGPTIIPKPDPYIPIGQRDGPSPLDIHKINVLYNCGRTKF